A single Drechmeria coniospora strain ARSEF 6962 chromosome 03, whole genome shotgun sequence DNA region contains:
- a CDS encoding WD repeat-containing protein 75, translating into MADHKRPNVKDDKAKKRKREGGERGTKSKRCRQHDEDNGTGNGEASECCDKLIQLDSLPVATQSDDGDAGWRISKPMGGRMLDIDPILTTDEKHLILAYNTSIQIFTATDSLLVRRIPITTLDASAPRASHPPVTVVATRLSVENPEFVWVACSDGQIYHVQWTQSSEASPSFRTISRTAKAMVVVPSRLQGNDGEILLVTESEKSNRTEVVAYRSKPASTPKLKSLLVLKKPGSGLHLLATSADGQVLAGACHDRLFLGVASPVVGDKPELPQYEFFSFDAPDLITSLDMRIYKRPHSANRNGKAQSGSFAGSDTVVDIIVGGARGSIYVYRDALLRAQSIGKPQIANDGIQTQKFHWHRKAVHAVKWSLDGNYFISGGSENVIVLWQVDTGKRDYLPHLSGSVENIVVSATGASYVVHLDDNSCMILSTAEMEPTTYVSGIQSAVVNVATPKDQLVKRVWATADQVRRPIPAAINPSDSSKLHVCVGNGRQATMTGHFSAPLLQSFDLESFTSVSKQALARTQPTEVNLTNKGFAIDEPLVSHIAFSGDGAWLASVDEWKPSARDVENVSNDLRDQFIRERREIYLKFWEVRPGDGSMALVSRINTPHATTHPESLLDLASDPMSTCFATIGADGIVRLWRPRARSQNGIAVKGAEGQDTVTWACSKVIAIGNHMAHETSAEVATDTDAATVQGSITFSDDGSTIFAAYGAADAGVVYVIDAATGQIVKTIEGLWAGQLRSIRALSFFIICLSDDLHVYDVVNEELCYGIVIPKAAGAGELLQLAVDHASGRFALTLPIGGCSSIGVFDPEEAEPVLVRNTPQRIVSLVSAPTASGFVALDDAAQIWIVAEGSDPSALATVQPLQDLRLDGAASAAEEDQQQVMLDDVEGAEDADMASDDEMRDDEPGEEEDVDMGDDVFHPTVLSQQCLADIFDAAPAFAAPSVEDMFYKVTGLLATKSLST; encoded by the exons ATGGCTGACCACAAACGGCCCAATGTCAAGGATGACAAGGCCAAAAAGCGCAAGAGAGAAGGTGGCGAGCGTGGGACGAAGTCGAAACGATGCCGCCAACATGACGAAGACAACGGAACTGGAAACGGTGAAGCCTCAGAGTGCTGCGATAAGCTCATCCAGCTCGATTCACTGCCCGTTGCCACCCAGAGCGACGATGGGGATGCAGGCTGGAGGATTTCGAAACCCATGGGCGGGAGAATGCTAGACATTGATCCGATTCTGACCACAGACGAGAA ACATCTCATACTGGCCTACAATACTTCCATTCAAATATTTACAGCTACCGACTCGCTGCTGGTCAGAAGAATACCCATAACCACACTCGATGCATCGGCGCCTCGTGCTTCGCACCCACCTGTCACCGTCGTTGCGACACGGCTGTCGGTCGAAAACCCCGAATTCGTTTGGGTCGCATGCTCCGACGGCCAGATATACCATGTCCAGTGGACGCAGAGTAGTGAGGCGTCGCCAAGCTTTCGAACAATCTCTcggacggccaaggccatggtTGTGGTGCCATCTCGACTCCAAGGCAACGACGGAGAGATCCTGTTGGTGACCGAGTCTGAGAAATCAAACCGCACAGAGGTCGTCGCATACCGGAGCAAGCCAGCCTCAACACCCAAGCTCAAGAGTCTGTTGGTTCTGAAAAAGCCGGGTTCCGGCCTGCACCTTCTTGCGacgagcgccgacggccaagtgCTGGCCGGCGCCTGTCACGATCGCTTGTTCCTCGGAGTGGCCTCTCCGGTGGTTGGAGACAAACCCGAGCTGCCGCAGTACGAATTTTTCTCCTTCGACGCGCCTGACCTCATAACGAGTCTCGATATGAGGATTTACAAGAGGCCGCACTCGGCGAACCGCAACGGCAAGGCACAGTCAGGTAGCTTTGCTGGATCGGATACAGTCGTCGACATTATTGTTGGCGGCGCGCGCGGAAGCATCTACGTGTACCGCGATGCACTCTTGCGCGCGCAATCTATCGGAAAGCCACAGATCGCAAACGATGGCATTCAGACGCAAAAATTCCACTGGCATCGCAAAGCTGTCCACGCGGTTAAATGGTCACTGGATG GTAATTACTTCATCTCCGGAGGCTCCGAAAACGTTATTGTCTTGTGGCAGGTTGACACCGGAAAGAGAGACTATCTGCCGCATTTATCTGGCAGCGTCGAGAACATCGTGGTCTCGGCTACGGGCGCCTCATATGTCGTCCACCTGGACGACAACTCGTGCATGATTCTGTCCACCGCCGAGATGGAACCCACAACCTATGTCTCTGGCATACAGTCTGCCGTCGTCAATGTCGCAACTCCCAAGGATCAGCTGGTGAAGCGTGTCTGGGCCACGGCGGATCAAGTCAGACGGCCGATCCCGGCGGCCATCAACCCTTCGGACTCGTCGAAACTTCACGTTTGCGTGGGCAACGGCCGGCAGGCTACCATGACGGGCCATTTTTCGGCCCCATTGCTGCAATCCTTCGACCTGGAGTCATTCACAAGCGTGTCGAAGCAGGCTCTCGCGCGAACGCAGCCAACCGAAGTCAACTTGACGAACAAGGGGTTCGCTATCGATGAACCCTTGGTCAGTCACATTGCATTCTCCGGCGACGGTGCATGGCTAGCAAGCGTGGATGAATGGAAGCCTTCGGCGAGGGACGTGGAGAACGTTAGCAACGATCTCAGGGACCAATTCATCCGCGAGAGGCGCGAGATATACCTCAAATTCTGGGAGGTTCGCCCCGGTGACGGGTCGATGGCGTTGGTGTCGAGGATCAACACGCCCCACGCCACGACTCACCCCGAATCTCTGCTCGATCTTGCCTCTGACCCGATGTCGACGTGCTTCGCGACGATCGGGGCAGACGGCATCGTGCGCCTGTGGCGGCCCAGAGCGCGGAGCCAAAATGGAATTGCCGTCAAGGGAGCAGAAGGCCAAGACACGGTCACCTGGGCTTGCTCGAAGGTCATTGCGATAGGAAATCACATGGCCCACGAGACCAGCGCAGAGGTGGCAACGGACACGGATGCCGCCACGGTGCAGGGGAGCATCACGTTTTCGGATGATGGATCGACCATTTTTGCGGCGTATGgagccgccgatgccggtgtCGTCTACGTCATTGACGCTGCAACCGGCCAAATTGTCAAGACGATCGAAGGCCTATGGGCCGGTCAGCTGCGGTCGATCCGGGCGCTGTCGTTCTTCATCATCTGCCTCTCGGACGACTTGCACGTGTACGATGTTGTCAACGAGGAGCTGTGTTATGGCATCGTCATCCCCAAGGCGGCAGGTGCCGGCGAGCTTCTTCAGCTAGCCGTCGACCACGCCTCCGGTCGCTTCGCACTGACGCTGCCGATTGGGGGTTGCTCCAGCATCGGTGTGTTCGACCCCGAGGAGGCAGAGCCGGTCCTGGTGCGAAACACGCCGCAAAGGATCGTGAGCCTCGTTTCCGCCCCTACCGCGAGCGGattcgtcgccctcgacgatgcggctCAGATCTGGATTGTGGCGGAGGGATCGGATCCGTCGGCGCTGGCGACGGTGCAGCCGCTGCAAGACCtgcggctcgacggcgctgcatcggcggcggaggaggaccAGCAGCAAGtcatgctcgacgacgtggagggtgccgaggatgcggacatggcgagcgacgacgagatgcgCGACGATGAGCCtggggaggaggaagacgtgGATATGGGCGACGACGTATTCCATCCGACCGTCCTCTCGCAGCAATGCCTCGCCGACATATTCGACGCCGCCCCTGCCTTtgcggcgccgtcggtggAGGACATGTTTTACAAGGTGACGGGACTCCTTGCGACGAAGTCTCTCTCAACATGA
- a CDS encoding DNA-directed RNA polymerases I/II/III subunit 10, which yields MIIPIRCFSCGKVTGDLWERYLQLIADPRKTDGDAMDELGLKRYCCRRMIMTHVDLIEKLLKYTPDGRNEKKQRLNELA from the exons ATGATTATACCCATCCGTTGCTTCTCGTGCGGAAAG GTGACGGGCGACCTCTGGGAGCGATATCTTCAGCTTATTGCAGACCCCAGAAAGACGGATGG CGATGCCATGGACGAGTTGGGGCTCAAGCGCTACTGCTGCCGCCGGATGATCATGACACACGTCGACCTTATCGAGAAACTGCTAAA GTACACTCCTGACGGCCGAAACGAGAAGAAGCAACGGTTGAACGAGCTTGCATAG
- a CDS encoding COM1 regulatory protein, protein MSPVRPQGLRYVLTSSPRAPRLAVPTDHHRFAFPSIHRRHPLCSPQPFAIPFRRAPGLAAFALLPWPATVDSFVLSLLCTSDSLLSRWGDAGQTVLRLCLPPSCLHQRRRRFTDRPAPPRGHELNHVTACPYDKIGTRSSTGLSLDPPLPPPLGQEATAASTLSTLSAALPATLPASIDSGAIRGRSRHTTADTFVPRTPYPEPDHSRRTMNSLKVPETGLLLEGSPEGESAVPRQAFVISLSDLVVGQLIQSARNGDKLNVSMGSKPSLHFGTRSHQIAPPTDDAPYDLYLTKPFESSRRAERVSEAGSLFAKPTSFTAPPKTAAKASKEPDIKSKPPAAAGVKITVSSGLDSDIEALQNGLAAHDAARERAHVMERLPANGKASSRVKNKLWAGYNPTAKSMPSSPALNGGNSPLSTTSLSVSQQTVERKKEQRFVLVHELAVRDRTTEYLQRKWRDKDDGFRPTLEKTAVYSSDAKLWTMKKACWKELDVWRYDYDSQADRETAIDNAIRQFDKQRLSPSEVEWQRLLPKEERGQGKCLSRLQANIAKGPPQTGPRIKVHKADDGVGPRDDDSTSDKSKANGDNVSRSTSTPLPAKAKKVGGPEAQAKRLLAKAKPAAQKVQKAPAPASASKAKAGAGGSRSGGGRVLSAAIIENSDSSEDEAPMRKAKSATPQPKLKDTVVVHARPLIRAPVAKQSQAAKRPRDDDDSTSSSGTPLSKRIKPKQPQPAASAKRRPPEAAAAAAAAAVARGKGLASSSKAHANTSPTKSSPLASSPPTNASDLEDDDRPLAGKRKAEAKIKAAPAKRRPVQAQGVPAEVMAKAHKFKTYYQKYTALHYEVAALADPPEEKMADLHDMRDRLEVMKTEIYKQCSPGV, encoded by the exons ATGTCTCCGGTCCGCCCCCAAGGGCTGCGG tacgtacttacttcctCACCACGAGCACCTCGTCTTGCCGTACCGACCGACCACCACCGCTTTGCATTTCCCTccatccatcgtcgacatcctcTCTGCTCTCCTCAACCTTTTGCGATTCCGTttcgacgagctcctggaCTCGCCGCCTTCGCACTCCTTCCATGGCCTGCTACCGTTGACTCCTTTGTCCTCTCCCTACTGTGCACATCCGATTCATTGCTCTCCCGTTGGGGGGACGCCGGGCAGACCGTCCTTCGCCTTTGTCTCCCGCCTTCCTGCTTGcatcagcgacgacggcgattcACCGACCGACCTGCCCCCCCCCGAGGACATGAGCTGAACCATGTAACGGCCTGTCCGTACGACAAAATTGGCACCCGCTCCTCGACAGGACTCTCACTCgacccccctctcccccctcctctcggGCAGGAAGCCACGGCCGCTTCGACGCTCTCAACCCTCTCGGCAGCCCTCCCGGCCACCCTCCCAGCATCAATCGACTCTGGAGCGATCCGAGGCCGATCGCGCCATACGACGGCCGATACATTCGTTCCTCGCACCCCCTACCCCGAGCCTGATCATTCTCGACGCACCATGAATTCCCTCAAGGTGCCGGAGAccggcctgctcctcgagggCTCGCCCGAAGGGGAGTCGGCCGTTCCGCGGCAAGCCTTCGTCATCTCCCTGAGCGACCTGGTCGTCGGCCAGCTGATCCAGAGCGCTCGCAACGGCGACAAGCTGAACGTGTCCATGGGAAGCAAGCCT TCACTGCACTTCGGCACCAGATCGCACCAGATCGCACCTCCCACGGACGACGCCCCGTACGACCTCTACCTGACGAAACCGTTCGAGTCGTCCCGACGAGCCGAGCGAGTCTCCGAGGCGGGATCCTTGTTCGCGAAGCCCACGTCATtcacggcgccgccgaagacGGCCGCCAAGGCGAGCAAGGAGCCCGACATCAAATCGAAaccccccgccgccgccggcgtcaagATTACCGTGTCGTCGGGGTTGGACTCGGACATTGAAGCGCTCCAAAACGGATTGGCGGCCCACGATGCGGCACGTGAGAG GGCTCACGTGATGGAAAGACTCCCGGCGAACGGGAAAGCGTCGAGCAGGGTCAAGAACAAGCTCTGGGCGGGCTACAACCCGACGGCGAAATCCATGCCTTCCTCGCCCGCGCTCAACGGCGGCAACTCgcccttgtcgacgacgtcgctcTCGGTATCCCAGCAGACGGTCGAGCGGAAGAAGGAGCAGCGCTTCGTGCTCGTGCACGAGCTTGCCGTCAGGGACCGCACGACCGAGTATCTGCAGAGGAAGTGGAgggacaaggacgacggctTCCGACCGACGCTGGAGAAGACGGCCGTCTACAGCTCGGACGCGAAGCTGTGGACGATGAAAAAGGCCTGCTGGAAGGAGCTGGACGTCTGGCGGTACGACTACGACAGCCAGGCCGACCGAGAGACGGCCATCGACAACGCCATCCGGCAGTTTGACAAGCAGAGGCTGTCGCCGTCCGAGGTGGAATGGCAGAGGCTGCTGCCCAAGGAGGAGCGGGGGCAGGGCAAGTGTCTGAGCCGTCTTCAGGCCAACATCGCCAAGGGCCCCCCGCAGACGGGCCCGAGGATCAAGGTCCACAAggcggacgacggcgtcggccccAGGGATGACGACAGCACGAGCGACAAGTCCAAGGCCAACGGCGACAACGTGTCCCGATCGACCTCGACCCCCCTTCCGGCCAAGGCGAAGAAGGTCGGCGGGCCCGAGGCGCAGGCGAAGCGGCtgctggccaaggcgaagCCCGCGGCCCAGAAGGTGCagaaggcgccggcgccggcctcggcgtcgaaggcgaaggcgggAGCCGGCGGATcgaggagcggcggcggccgcgtgcTGTCGGCGGCCATCATCGAGAACTCGGATTcctccgaggacgaggcgccGATGCGGAAGGCcaagtcggcgacgccgcagcCGAAGCTCAAGGACACGGTCGTCGTCCACGCGCGGCCTCTGATCCGGGCGCCGGTGGCGAAGCAGTCGCAGGCGGCGAAGCGGccccgcgacgacgacgactcgacgtcgagctccgGCACGCCGCTCTCGAAGCGCATCAAGCCGAAGCAGccccagccggcggcgagcgccaAGCGACGGCCccccgaggcggcggcggcggcggcggcggcggcggtggcccGCGGCAAGGGtctggcgtcgtcgtccaaggCGCACGCGAACACGTCGCCGACCaagtcgtcgccgctcgcctcgtcgccgccgacgaacgCGTCggacctcgaggacgacgaccggccgctcgccggcaagcgcaaggccgaggccaagatcaaggcggcgccggcgaagcGCCGGCCGGTGCAGGCGCAgggcgtgccggccgaggtcaTGGCCAAGGCGCACAAGTTCAAGACGTACTACCAAAAGTACACGGCGCTGCACTACGAGGTGGCGGCGCTCGCGGATCCGCCCGAGGAGAAGATGGCGGACCTGCACGACATGCGGGACCGTCTGGAGGTGATGAAGACGGAGATTTACAAGCAATGTTCTCCCGGCGTCTAG